The candidate division KSB1 bacterium genome segment TTAAACACCGAATACTTGTCGCATCTTTTTCAGCCCTGTTTCTGCCGCAGTTTTAGGATCGAGCTGCCACAAAGCGGGGCTGAACAGCTCGAGCGAAAGCACCACAGGCGTTTTTTCCTGCAGCAGAGCTTTGAGCAGCGGCCACGGCGCGACGCCGTCTCCGGGAAGAAGACGGTCGGCGTCTTTTAGCTGTTCCCGGGGAATGTTTGCAGGGAAATCGTTCAGGTGAAAGATTTGAAGAACACTCGGCGCGACATAACCGAGCGCCGTGAACGGCGTGCCGCCGCGATGGAGATGATACACATCGGCGAGGATGCCTGCCTGGGCTATGCCCGACTGCGCAACGATGCACAACGCGTCGCCGAGGGTGCCGACGTTGGCCGAGAAACCCCAGATTTCAAGCTGCGGCGCCAATCCGACGCTGCGCACGGTCTCGGCGGCCTCGGCAAAACGGGCGGCGGCAAGATCAAGATCGATTTTTGCCGATGTCATTCCTGCAGGCGGCAGAGCGATGCGACGGCAGCCGAGCTCAGCCAAGAGCTCGCACGTTGCGCGCAGCTGCGTCAGCGCTTCTCTCCGTTCTGTTTCGTCATCGACAAGCCATCGCGGAAAATCGATGGCGTTCTCGATCGTCAAGCCCAAGTCGGAAATCGCCGCCGCGATGCTCTGCAACGAGGTGCCGCTTTGCAGCGCCGCCTGCACGTCTCGGACCCAAATCTCCACACTGCGGAATCCTGCCGATGCCGCCGTCGACAACGCCTTCATCAGGCCCAGCTTTGAACCGTTGATCGTGCTGGTGTTGAGACAGAAACGAAACGGTTCATCGCCTGTGCAGCCGGCACATCGGAGCATCGATGCGGCCGAGAGCGCGAAAAAGGCTCGAAAAACTTCGCGCCGCGTCACTGCTTTTTCTCCTGATGGTTCCATTCCTTCAGGAAATGGTTGACCCAAAGGTTATTGCGATCGAGTTCGGCTGAAGTCAAAAGGGATGAGCGCGCGCCGACTATGTCGCCCAAACCGGCTTTTCCTAGAGCAATGAGATAGTGAGCGGCGGCCGAGCGTTTGTTCGGCGTCGTTTTTTCGCCGAATTTGGCGAAAAAGTCCAAATCGCTTTCACGACGCAGCTGCGCTTC includes the following:
- a CDS encoding sugar phosphate isomerase/epimerase — its product is MTRREVFRAFFALSAASMLRCAGCTGDEPFRFCLNTSTINGSKLGLMKALSTAASAGFRSVEIWVRDVQAALQSGTSLQSIAAAISDLGLTIENAIDFPRWLVDDETERREALTQLRATCELLAELGCRRIALPPAGMTSAKIDLDLAAARFAEAAETVRSVGLAPQLEIWGFSANVGTLGDALCIVAQSGIAQAGILADVYHLHRGGTPFTALGYVAPSVLQIFHLNDFPANIPREQLKDADRLLPGDGVAPWPLLKALLQEKTPVVLSLELFSPALWQLDPKTAAETGLKKMRQVFGV